In the genome of Drosophila subpulchrella strain 33 F10 #4 breed RU33 chromosome 2L, RU_Dsub_v1.1 Primary Assembly, whole genome shotgun sequence, one region contains:
- the LOC119547192 gene encoding uncharacterized protein LOC119547192 isoform X2 encodes MLSPKVELTVKNESYGRNTSSFLRRKQQLDRSSESLPICQRCKEVFFKKQAYLRHVAESNCGMQEYDFKCTTCPMSFMTTEELQRHKHLHRADKFFCHKYCGKHFDTIAECEAHEYMQHEYDSFVCNMCSGTFATREQLYAHLPQHKFQQRFDCPICRLWYQTALELHEHRLAAPYFCGKYYTGVQATSGSHSQAQQHQTNYKLQDCHMATMEMPTAPHHKSNPSSSSLPATAALNSLLQQRQANADGAAMFAASALKNDVNVKLERSYSNSTSESSYSVQENSYNNAYGSDSSIHGGAIAGPQAHSSTLDDSEDALCCVPLCGVRKSTSPTLQFFTFPKDEKYLNQWLHNLKMFHIPAASYANFRICSMHFPKRCINRYSLCYWAVPTFNLGHDDVANLYQNRELTNTFTTGEVARCSMPHCTSQRGESNLKFYNFPKDIKSLIKWCQNARLPVQAKEPRHFCSRHFEERCIGKFRLKPWAVPTLHLGAQYGKIHDNPKNLYVEEKRCCLNFCRRSRSSDFNMSLYRFPRDEVLLRRWCYNLRLDPGVYRGKNHKICSAHFIKEALGLRKLSPGAVPTLHLGHTDTFNIYENELWPPPTASNSHSNVLQQHQAHHHHSQHSLQQHLHSKSYQRHSAASTSSSASSTSHYVDPELTSSYLAMGAGGSSAMNASDSMDICCVPSCESKRHNNENITFHTIPRRPEQMRKWCHNLKIPEEKMHKGMRICSLHFEPYCIGGCMRPFAVPTLNLGHDEEDIHRNPDVIKKLNIRETCCVAVCKRNRDRDHANLHRFPSNVSLLTKWCGNLQRAVPDGSKLFNDAICEVHFEDRCLRNKRLEKWAVPTLILGHENIPYPLPTPEQVTEFYSRPTAPNNGEEQGECCVESCKRNPSVDDIKLYRPPEEASVLAKWAHNLQTEASQLTSMRICNLHFEAHCIGKRMRPWAIPTLNLAGNIENLYENPEHSMLYKRRTHTKTKLPASVKPTWVPRCCLPHCRKVRALHNVQLYRFPKLNRSTLAKWAHNLQVPMVGSAQRRLCSAHFEPHVLSKKCPVPLAVPTLDLNSPPGLKIYQNPAKLKASKLCLQRVCIVESCRKTRAQGVQLFRLPHSPTQLRKWMHNIKTRPRAAMRAQYRVCSRHFETHSFNGRRLSAGAIPTLELGHDDEDIYPNEAQAFADEHCVVEGCEASKEQAEVRLFRFPTDDDDMLWKWCNNLKMNPVDCTGVRICNKHFEADCIGPKHLYKWAIPTQELGHDDAEIELIPNPKPEDRYVDPVFKCIVPTCGKTRRFDEVQMNSFPKDPNLFQRWQHNLRLDHLNFLERERYKICNAHFEDICIGKTRLNIGSIPTLELGHDETDDLFQVNPSELQSNLFGRQRRIHEESGGIAIKQELSESEDVKPDVTIMPDATDSRTRQVKFKKTMSDLKCCVHSCGRSRMEHGARLFPFPTGKQQHLKWRHNLRLEPDEVDRSTRVCSAHFNRRCIDGKQLRSWAMPTQQLGHHEQPIYENPKNIPGFFTPTCALGHCRKRRSIDNDLRTYRYPRSEDLLEKWRANLRLTPDQCRGRICADHFEAQVRGKLKLKTGAVPTLKLGHDEGLIYDNEAIKVGLTEDEEGSSELPRLKPKKELIDEEEEDGEAEEEHNDQDNEDEDEKDDHYFDPLELVETFAEHPSDDEAEYRRDEEDDRDEEEDLEEMDHFLPDTPPTPPIVPLRREKPANNVTPICCLKHCRKERTAFHLLSTFGFPKDRQLLLKWCANLHLNPDDCIGRVCIEHFQAEVLGTRKLKQNAVPTLNVGHNEPLRYSCNGMDLDLEQSQPQHSVFRLWSLKHCRKRKLTEPPDIRPSKWRTAEVQMMQRLKMEIQEERKIKMEMQTERDIKTEAKTLTKNQRESKPIKCCISTCAKEEDKQLFSLPEERSLLRKWQHNLKLSMDTSFSDIRVCLYHFEAEVMENGKPLEQAIPTLRLDQNSWNIYRNNGACLIAACENSSSSLVDLPGNMIIRTAWMSHLNLPLGSDGLLCGSHFMELYEQVELPKVLAEKDLEDLLWTADELKCAVPGCSSKNVKDLQLTQLPDKEETLFKWLHNTKIAYDHSRHKSYRICVRHFEPACIEADFPKPWAIPTLHLSHEGKIHLNPCQQDLESRSITPNSNARLTPLRIKTDLASLSSPCASASPSPRGRMRICCIPTCGQFGNSQIRLYRFPTEEQALLRWLVNTQQQPRLVDPLELYVCQSHFEPDAICKKQLRSWAEPTLNLGHDGYVIPNARHNGNIAGGQDTEQAMRFIRERFCSVLSCFQAEDSGIRLYEYPKDMATIRKWAAACRHRSMQASSHGFKVCQSHFAPECFQPDTLDLIDGSVPTLELSRDDIEKHCLVPGCVKDASGDRLRFYKVPKNAAHLEAWSNNLKINSLDLGQGEQLICERHFESFCFGANRGLRPGALPTLLLGHDEQVEMLPNPENLCQSKPEVCCAPGCGRVRQLGDAQFNGFPKVLALAEKWMYNLRLRVTKDQLGRLKVCSEHFESSLFEKSGLISGSIPTLELGHSSPDIFQTELQNLGKCLKLSKRALMPDVDCCYPECKEFSRNLSYTLPHEENLRRAWLRHLDIEEPANGVGQLCPLHYVILYDLSDKNFPEHVPNRFLEDNYHSARSNRRVKIVSCAVKGCEMIRPRDKVLLHGLPQRKDILKMWVENGQLEITEQQHQYMLKVCRNHFESRCSFDDRRLHPWSVPTLHLPADPVHQIPTKEEWLEMTAKLTQEAGTIKQERVEEFQEEDECDNSLLEPIVRMEHIESDEEDSEMQALEVLLEVGHVERMDSYEKVDKSYNELASIYQPIGIRNQYNANHCAVEGCEVTVEDVDGTIKLHKFPASSEAARKWMHNTQVDMDEKFWWRYRICSYHFDQECFQSARIKKGAMPTLLLGPKRPDKLYENEFAIQDMEELLLPLPQGALPSEHKGETVREVTKLCMPTPAPPQKSSKFCQIEGCMNHLTTENMTLHKFPHSEDMCLKWQHNTQVPFDPFYRWRYRICSAHFHPVCLLNMRLVHGSVPTLKLGSKAPSELFDNDFEAINLRLDKRSGAESSNVQIKEERDEDEDSMLFLEPELQLHEDQEEEDTVPIQLSFSQSNWKSHLRLPVKQEKVTYNQVKSGYDKCSLAHCQRQRSQHGVHIYKFPKSRRQQDRWMHNLRIRYDERRPWKFMICSVHFEPHCISLRKLRPWAVPTLELGVNVPEKIFTNEQCQELATDRSEAESDGGEEEDGLQEDEEDEDGLQEDDEMEPEVRIKRERRSKFDPWPPGTIPPWKVKQCCLPYCRAFRGEGIKLFRLPNNRTSVRNWELATGMVFKETQRNTRLICSRHFEPELIGVRRLMRNAIPTRHLNPQGGVSVEVKKKPNPPVPIATCCMADCHHNGNVKLHKFPSDPSLLRQWCQALRLTDTQRYRGKHICSVHLPTDKTIRCVICEVDNVQLPMLDFPEQRNQRAKWCYNLKIEAIPKWDRSKHICCRHFESHCFAQPGELRPGAIPTLHLNHDDTNIFLSDYASGPTSNRIKDEPMDNDDMLLV; translated from the exons tgCCCACCGCCCCGCACCACAAATCGAACCCATCCAGCTCGTCCTTGCCGGCCACGGCTGCATTAAATTCACTGCTGCAGCAGCGCCAGGCAAATGCCGATGGAGCAGCCATGTTCGCAGCTTCTGCGCTTAAGAACGATGTGAATGTGAAGCTGGAGCGCAGCTATAGCAACTCGACCAGCGAGTCATCCTACAGCGTTCAGGAGAATAGCTACAATAATGCCTATGGAAGCGATAGCTCAATCCATGGAGGAGCGATCGCTGGGCCACAGGCACACTCATCGACGCTGGACGACTCCGAGGACGCATTGTGCTGTGTGCCACTGTGCGGAGTACGGAAGAGCACCAGCCCCACGCTGCAGTTTTTCACGTTCCCCAAGGACGAAAAGTACCTCAACCAGTGGCTGCACAATCTCAAGATGTTCCACATACCCGCCGCAAGCTACGCCAATTTCCGCATCTGCAGCATGCACTTCCCGAAGCGCTGCATCAATCGCTATTCGCTGTGCTATTGGGCAGTGCCCACGTTCAACCTGGGTCATGATGACGTGGCCAATCTCTACCAGAACAGGGAACTGACCAACACCTTCACCACCGGCGAGGTAGCGCGTTGCAGCATGCCGCACTGCACCAGTCAACGGGGTGAGAGCAACTTAAAGTTCTACAATTTTCCCAAGGACATCAAGAGCCTCATCAAGTGGTGCCAGAACGCACGACTTCCCGTTCAGGCGAAGGAGCCGCGTCACTTCTGTAGCCGCCATTTCGAGGAGCGCTGCATCGGCAAGTTCCGGCTGAAGCCATGGGCGGTGCCAACCTTACATCTGGGTGCCCAGTATGGCAAGATCCACGACAACCCCAAGAATCTGTACGTGGAGGAGAAACGCTGCTGCCTCAACTTCTGCCGCCGGAGCCGATCCTCTGACTTCAATATGTCGCTATATCGTTTTCCCAGAGATGAGGTGCTCCTACGACGCTGGTGCTACAATCTACGCCTGGATCCGGGAGTGTATCGCGGCAAGAATCACAAAATATGTAGCGCCCACTTTATCAAAGAGGCTTTGGGTCTGCGGAAGCTATCACCGG GTGCCGTTCCCACGCTTCACCTGGGTCACACTGACACCTTCAACATCTACGAGAACGAGCTGTGGCCACCGCCAACGGCTTCCAACAGTCACAGCAATGTCCTCCAGCAGCACCAGGCGCATCATCACCATTCGCAACATTCACTGCAACAGCACCTGCACAGCAAATCATACCAGCGTCACTCAGCGGCGTCTACGTCATCCTCGGCCAGTTCGACCTCTCACTACGTTGATCCTGAGCTGACGTCCTCTTACCTGGCCATGGGTGCCGGTGGATCCTCGGCGATGAACGCCAGCGACAGCATGGACATCTGCTGTGTGCCTAGTTGCGAGAGCAAGCGACACAACAACGAGAACATCACATTCCACACCATACCGCGCCGACCGGAGCAGATGCGCAAGTGGTGCCACAACCTAAAGATACCAGAGGAAAAGATGCACAAAGGCATGCGTATCTGTAGTCTGCACTTCGAGCCTTACTGCATCGGCGGTTGTATGCGTCCATTTGCGGTGCCCACCCTCAATTTGGGTCACGACGAGGAAGATATTCATCGGAATCCGGATGTGATTAAAAAGCTGAATATCCGGGAAACATGCTGCGTCGCCGTATGCAAGAGAAATCGAGACAGGGATCATGCCAACCTGCACCGATTCCCAAGTAATGTGTCATTGCTGACCAAGTGGTGTGGCAATCTCCAAAGGGCCGTTCCGGATGGCAGTAAACTGTTTAACGACGCCATCTGTGAGGTGCACTTCGAGGATCGATGCCTGCGCAATAAAAGGCTGGAGAAGTGGGCGGTGCCTACACTGATCCTGGGCCACGAAAACATCCCATATCCTCTTCCAACACCGGAACAGGTCACTGAGTTCTATTCTCGACCCACTGCGCCAAACAATGGCGAAGAACAGGGCGAGTGCTGCGTGGAGAGCTGCAAGAGAAATCCCAGTGTGGACGACATCAAGCTTTACCGGCCGCCGGAGGAGGCTTCCGTGTTGGCCAAATGGGCACACAACCTGCAAACAGAGGCTAGTCAGCTGACGAGCATGAGGATCTGTAATCTTCACTTCGAGGCACACTGCATCGGCAAGCGGATGCGACCTTGGGCGATACCGACATTAAACCTGGCTGGCAATATAGAGAATCTCTATGAGAATCCAGAGCACTCGATGCTGTACAAGCGGCGAACTCACACGAAAACCAAGCTCCCGGCTTCCGTAAAGCCCACTTGGGTGCCCAGGTGCTGTCTTCCACACTGCCGCAAAGTTCGAGCTCTACACAACGTTCAGCTCTATCGGTTCCCCAAGCTTAATCGCTCTACTCTGGCCAAGTGGGCGCACAATCTGCAGGTCCCCATGGTTGGCAGTGCCCAACGCCGGCTGTGCTCGGCTCATTTTGAGCCACATGTGCTGAGCAAAAAGTGTCCGGTGCCGCTGGCGGTACCCACACTGGACTTAAACTCGCCGCCCGGCTTAAAGATCTACCAAAATCCGGCAAAGCTGAAGGCAAGCAAGCTGTGTCTGCAGCGTGTGTGCATAGTAGAAAGTTGCCGCAAGACGAGGGCGCAGGGCGTCCAGCTCTTCCGGCTCCCGCATAGTCCCACGCAGCTGCGCAAGTGGATGCACAACATCAAGACGCGTCCTAGGGCGGCTATGAGGGCTCAATACCGAGTATGTTCCCGTCATTTCGAGACACACTCGTTCAATGGCAGGAGATTAAGCGCTGGCGCCATTCCTACCCTGGAATTGGGTCACGACGACGAGGACATCTATCCCAACGAAGCACAGGCCTTTGCGGACGAGCACTGCGTGGTGGAGGGTTGCGAGGCATCCAAGGAACAGGCGGAGGTACGACTCTTCCGATTTCCCACGGATGACGACGATATGCTATGGAAGTGGTGCAACAATCTTAAGATGAACCCAGTGGATTGCACAGGAGTTCGCATATGTAACAAACACTTCGAGGCGGATTGCATCGGGCCCAAGCACCTGTACAAGTGGGCTATCCCCACTCAGGAACTCGGTCACGACGATGCCGAGATCGAGTTAATACCGAACCCCAAGCCAGAGGACCGGTATGTGGATCCGGTGTTCAAGTGCATTGTGCCCACCTGCGGGAAGACGCGCCGCTTTGACGAGGTGCAGATGAACAGCTTTCCCAAGGACCCTAATCTCTTCCAGCGCTGGCAGCACAATCTGCGACTGGATCACCTTAACTTCCTGGAACGCGAACGCTACAAGATCTGTAATGCGCACTTTGAGGACATCTGTATTGGCAAGACTCGGTTAAACATAGGCTCGATCCCTACCCTAGAGTTGGGCCACGACGAGACGGATGATCTGTTCCAGGTGAATCCGTCGGAGTTGCAGAGCAACCTTTTCGGACGACAGCGGCGGATACACGAGGAATCTGGTGGGATAGCCATCAAGCAGGAACTTTCCGAGTCGGAAGACGTTAAACCGGATGTGACAATCATGCCCGATGCCACAGATTCGAGAACTAGACAG GTAAAGTTTAAGAAAACGATGTCCGATCTGAAGTGCTGTGTCCACAGTTGTGGACGCAGTCGTATGGAGCACGGAGCACGGCTTTTTCCCTTTCCCACCGGCAAGCAGCAACATCTCAAGTGGCGACACAACCTGCGACTGGAGCCCGACGAGGTGGACCGATCGACACGGGTTTGCAGTGCCCACTTTAACCGGCGTTGCATTGACGGCAAGCAACTGAGGAGTTGGGCAATGCCCACGCAACAACTGGGCCACCATGAGCAGCCGATCTACGAGAATCCGAAGAACATACCGGGATTCTTCACACCCACCTGTGCCCTGGGGCACTGCCGCAAGCGTCGGAGCATCGACAACGATCTGCGCACCTACCGATATCCAAGAAGTGAGGATCTGCTGGAGAAGTGGCGGGCGAATTTGCGTCTAACCCCGGATCAGTGCCGCGGCAGGATTTGTGCGGATCACTTTGAGGCACAGGTTCGGGGCAAACTAAAGCTGAAGACAGGTGCAGTGCCCACTTTGAAACTGGGTCACGATGAGGGGTTAATCTACGACAATGAGGCTATAAAGGTTGGACTGACCGAGGATGAGGAAGGCAGCTCTGAGTTGCCGCGACTGAAACCAAAAAAGGAGCTAATCGATGAGGAGGAGGAAGACGGGGAGGCTGAGGAGGAGCACAATGACCAGGATAATGAGGATGAAGATGAGAAAGACGACCACTATTTTGATCCGCTTGAACTGGTAGAGACCTTTGCCGAACATCCAAGCGATGATGAAGCCGAATATCGTCGGGATGAAGAGGATGATCGAGACGAAGAAGAGGACTTGGAGGAAATGGATCACTTCCTGCCAGACACGCCACCGACTCCTCCAATCGTCCCACTGCGCCGGGAAAAGCCCGCCAACAATGTGACGCCCATTTGCTGCCTAAAGCACTGCAGGAAGGAACGTACTGCCTTTCACCTTCTCAGCACCTTTGGTTTTCCCAAGGATCGCCAGCTGCTGCTCAAGTGGTGTGCCAATCTTCACCTGAATCCGGATGATTGCATCGGCCGGGTTTGCATAGAGCACTTCCAGGCTGAGGTACTCGGAACCCGAAAGCTCAAGCAGAATGCGGTACCCACACTCAACGTGGGACATAATGAGCCACTTAGATACTCGTGTAATGGAATGGATCTGGATCTGGAGCAATCACAGCCACAGCACTCGGTTTTTCGGCTTTGGAGCCTGAAACACTGCCGCAAGAGGAAGCTAACAGAGCCGCCGGATATTCGACCAAGCAAATGGAGGACAGCGGAAGTTCAGATGATGCAGAGATTGAAGATGGAGATTCAGGAAGAGAGGAAGATCAAGATGGAGATGCAGACGGAGAGGGATATAAAGACGGAGGCGAAGACTCTAACGAAGAATCAGAGGGAGAGTAAACCGATAAAATGTTGCATCAGCACCTGCGCAAAAGAGGAGGATAAGCAATTATTCTCACTGCCTGAGGAGCGAAGTCTTTTAAGAAAGTGGCAGCACAACCTAAAGCTCTCCATGGACACGAGTTTCAGCGATATTCGAGTATGTCTGTATCATTTTGAAGCGGAAGTTATGGAAAATGGAAAGCCGTTGGAGCAGGCAATTCCCACCTTAAGGCTAGACCAAAATAGTTGGAACATCTACAGAAACAACGGAGCTTGTCTGATCGCCGCTTGTGAAAATTCTTCCTCAAGCTTAGTGGACTTGCCTGGAAATATGATAATTAGAACCGCCTGGATGTCCCACCTTAATCTGCCTCTCGGCAGTGATGGTCTTCTATGTGGCTCCCACTTCATGGAGCTGTATGAACAAGTGGAATTGCCCAAGGTTCTCGCAGAAAAGGATTTGGAGGATTTGCTGTGGACTGCTGACGAACTCAAATGCGCTGTGCCTGGTTGCTCCTCCAAAAATGTCAAGGATCTTCAGCTCACTCAGCTTCCAGACAAGGAGGAGACGCTTTTCAAGTGGCTACATAATACTAAGATAGCTTACGATCATTCGAGGCATAAAAGCTATCGCATCTGTGTGCGCCACTTTGAACCAGCGTGCATAGAAGCGGATTTTCCAAAACCATGGGCTATACCCACCTTGCATCTGAGCCATGAGGGCAAGATTCACTTGAATCCCTGTCAGCAAGATCTTGAGTCACGCAGTATAACTCCCAATAGCAATGCAAGGCTAACTCCACTAAGAATTAAAACAGATCTCGCATCTCTGAGCAGTCCCTGCGCGAGTGCAAGTCCCAGTCCTCGAGGCAGGATGAGGATATGTTGTATTCCCACATGTGGACAGTTTGGAAACAGCCAAATACGGCTCTACCGCTTCCCCACCGAAGAGCAGGCTTTGCTCCGGTGGCTGGTGAACACGCAACAGCAACCCCGCCTTGTGGATCCCCTGGAGCTTTACGTGTGCCAGTCTCACTTCGAACCCGATGCCATTTGTAAGAAGCAACTTCGCAGCTGGGCAGAGCCCACATTAAACTTGGGCCACGACGGCTATGTTATCCCCAATGCCAGGCACAACGGAAACATCGCTGGCGGGCAGGACACTGAGCAGGCGATGAGGTTTATCCGGGAACGCTTTTGCTCCGTGCTGTCTTGTTTCCAGGCTGAAGATAGTGGAATACGGCTCTATGAGTATCCCAAGGATATGGCAACGATACGAAAGTGGGCAGCCGCCTGCAGACATCGCTCGATGCAGGCCAGCAGCCATGGGTTCAAGGTGTGCCAGTCTCATTTTGCCCCGGAATGCTTTCAACCGGACACTTTGGATTTAATTGACGGATCAGTTCCAACTCTGGAGTTAAGCAGAGATGACATTGAAAAACACTGCTTGGTGCCCGGATGTGTGAAGGATGCGAGTGGCGACCGTCTCCGCTTCTACAAGGTACCAAAGAACGCTGCTCATCTGGAAGCTTGGAGCAACAACCTGAAGATCAATTCCCTGGACCTCGGTCAGGGAGAGCAGCTCATCTGCGAGCGCCACTTTGAATCCTTTTGTTTTGGTGCCAACAGGGGTTTGCGCCCTGGGGCGCTTCCGACTCTTTTGCTTGGTCATGACGAGCAGGTGGAGATGTTACCCAATCCCGAAAATCTCTGTCAAAGTAAACCAGAGGTGTGCTGTGCACCTGGATGCGGACGGGTACGGCAGCTGGGAGACGCTCAGTTCAATGGTTTTCCGAAAGTATTGGCGTTGGCCGAGAAGTGGATGTATAACCTCCGTCTGAGAGTTACTAAGGATCAGCTAGGCAGGCTGAAAGTCTGCAGTGAACACTTTGAATCCTCTCTCTTTGAAAAAAGTGGATTAATCTCCGGTTCGATACCCACTCTGGAACTGGGACATTCCTCTCCGGACATTTTCCAGACGGAGCTACAAAATCTGGGCAAATGCTTAAAGCTTTCCAAGCGAGCCCTGATGCCGGATGTCGATTGCTGTTATCCTGAGTGCAAAGAATTCTCTAGGAACCTGTCTTACACTCTGCCCCATGAGGAGAACCTCAGAAGAGCTTGGCTGCGTCATTTGGACATCGAAGAGCCGGCTAATGGTGTCGGCCAGCTTTGTCCGCTGCATTATGTGATTCTCTATGATCTCAGTGATAAAAACTTTCCAGAGCACGTTCCAAATAGATTCCTCGAAGATAATTACCATTCTGCTCGAAGCAATCGGCGCGTGAAAATAGTTAGCTGCGCAGTCAAAGGTTGTGAGATGATCAGGCCCCGGGATAAAGTTCTGTTGCACGGATTGCCGCAAAGAAAAGACATCCTCAAGATGTGGGTGGAAAATGGACAATTGGAGATTACGGAGCAGCAGCATCAATACATGCTCAAGGTATGTCGCAACCACTTTGAGTCACGCTGCTCGTTTGATGACCGAAGGCTGCATCCCTGGAGCGTTCCCACTCTGCACTTGCCAGCAGATCCTGTGCATCAGATTCCCACCAAAGAGGAGTGGCTCGAGATGACAGCCAAACTGACTCAGGAAGCCGGGACAATCAAACAAGAAAGGGTGGAGGAATTTCAGGAGGAGGACGAGTGTGACAACTCTCTGTTGGAACCCATTGTAAGAATGGAGCACATCGAGTCCGATGAGGAAGACTCGGAGATGCAGGCTCTGGAGGTGCTTCTGGAGGTTGGTCATGTTGAGCGGATGGACAGCTACGAGAAGGTGGACAAATCCTATAACGAACTCGCCTCCATTTACCAACCTATTGGCATTCGGAACCAGTACAATGCCAACCACTGTGCCGTTGAGGGATGCGAGGTGACTGTTGAGGACGTGGATGGGACTATTAAGCTTCACAAATTCCCCGCCTCTTCGGAGGCTGCTAGGAAGTGGATGCACAACACCCAAGTTGACATGGACGAGAAGTTCTGGTGGCGCTATCGCATTTGCAGTTACCATTTCGATCAGGAGTGCTTTCAAAGCGCCAGGATAAAGAAGGGAGCGATGCCCACTCTACTCTTGGGGCCAAAGAGACCGGACAAGCTGTACGAGAATGAGTTTGCCATACAGGATATGGAAGAGCTTCTTTTGCCTTTGCCACAAGGTGCTCTGCCAAGTGAGCATAAGGGGGAGACCGTTCGAGAGGTCACCAAATTATGCATGCCGACGCCGGCTCCGCCTCAAAAGTCCAGCAAGTTTTGTCAGATTGAGGGATGTATGAATCACCTGACCACTGAAAACATGACGCTGCACAAATTCCCTCATTCCGAGGACATGTGCCTCAAGTGGCAGCACAACACACAGGTGCCATTCGATCCCTTTTACCGGTGGCGCTATCGCATCTGCAGTGCCCACTTTCATCCGGTGTGCCTGCTCAACATGCGACTAGTTCACGGCAGTGTGCCCACGCTGAAACTGGGAAGCAAGGCTCCCAGCGAGCTCTTCGACAACGACTTCGAGGCCATCAACCTTAGGCTGGACAAGAGGTCGGGAGCGGAGTCAAGCAACGTACAGATCAAGGAGGAAAGGGATGAAGACGAAGACTCTATGCTGTTCCTAGAGCCAGAGTTGCAGCTGCACGAGGACCAAGAAGAGGAGGATACGGTACCTATACAACTATCGTTTAGCCAGTCAAACTGGAAAAGCCATTTACGTCTTCCTGTTAAGCAAGAGAAGGTTACCTACAACCAGGTAAAGTCGGGATACGATAAGTGCTCATTGGCTCATTGCCAGCGTCAGAGATCTCAGCACGGCGTCCACATATACAAGTTCCCCAAATCGAGGCGCCAGCAAGACCGTTGGATGCACAACCTACGCATCCGTTACGATGAGCGGCGTCCGTGGAAGTTCATGATCTGCAGCGTTCACTTCGAGCCGCACTGCATCAGCCTGAGGAAGCTGCGCCCCTGGGCGGTGCCCACGCTGGAGCTGGGCGTCAATGTGCCGGAGAAGATCTTCACGAACGAACAGTGCCAGGAGCTAGCAACAGATCGCAGTGAGGCCGAAAGCGACGGCGGCGAGGAGGAGGATGGCCTACAGGAGGACGAGGAAGACGAGGATGGCCTACAGGAGGACGATGAAATGGAGCCGGAGGTTCGCATCAAGCGAGAGCGACGTTCCAAGTTCGACCCTTGGCCTCCTGGCACGATTCCGCCGTGGAAGGTCAAGCAGTGCTGCCTCCCGTACTGCCGCGCCTTCCGTGGCGAAGGGATCAAGCTGTTCCGGCTGCCCAATAACCGCACCTCCGTCCGCAACTGGGAGCTGGCAACGGGCATGGTCTTCAAGGAGACTCAGCGAAATACGCGATTGATCTGCAGCCGTCACTTCGAGCCCGAGTTGATTGGGGTAAGGCGTCTCATGCGCAACGCCATCCCCACGCGGCATTTGAATCCCCAAGGAGGTGTCTCGGTCGAAGTTAAGAAAAAGCCAAATCCTCCCGTCCCCATTGCAACCTGTTGCATGGCTGACTGCCATCACAATGGAAATGTCAAGCTCCACAAGTTTCCCAGTG atccCTCGCTGCTTAGACAGTGGTGCCAAGCACTCAGGCTTACGGATACTCAGAGATACCGGGGCAAACATATCTGCTCGGTCCACCTGCCCACCGACAAGACCATAAGATGCGTTATCTGCGAGGTGGACAACGTTCAGCTGCCGATGCTGGACTTTCCGGAGCAGCGCAATCAGCGCGCCAAGTGGTGCTACAATCTCAAGATCGAGGCCATACCAAAGTGGGACCGCTCCAAGCACATCTGCTGTCGTCACTTTGAGTCGCATTGTTTTGCCCAGCCTGGTGAATTGCGTCCTGGTGCAATTCCCACGCTGCATTTGAACCACGACGATACGAACATATTCCTCAGCGACTACGCCAGTGGTCCGACCAGCAATCGGATCAAGGACGAGCCCATGGACAACGACGACATGCTGCTGGTTTAG